The following coding sequences are from one Collimonas arenae window:
- a CDS encoding Y-family DNA polymerase codes for MPLWIGIHLPLLALETLRPRWSESCMLVVLQHDQVLLMTPSAAASGIRPGMRRGGVVALAPQAQLCERDLPREQSARDEIALTLLQYTPEVAHAEENTLLLDISASLSAFGGRLALCRRIRDSIQALGFTPQLSMAPTAQGAWLLAYNQPQRQLARQRRSLRLASLQRRLDALPFMTLPAARPYQEWLAGIGCQTLADLRKLPRAGLQRRSDKQVLETLDRAYGDVSEVFEWVQAPPAFSVWLELPDRIEHAQAVLFAARRLILQMIGWLVAQQLAVTRFELSLEHERGRQAIAPTPLVIALAEPAWHEEHLLRLLKERLGRLQLDAAVIALRLQASEVTPMLPPSAALFPEPGGTPGAYPRLLELLSARLGSENVLSPAAVADHRPELANAWRPAADNKRRQPPTENSPLQRPFWLLQTPLPLILRENRPFYSSPLRLLSGPERIECGWWDGAAAVRDYFVAEGAEAACYWIYRERSGDDVQWFLHGLFA; via the coding sequence ATGCCACTGTGGATCGGCATACACCTGCCGTTGCTGGCGTTGGAAACATTGCGCCCACGCTGGTCTGAGTCCTGCATGCTGGTGGTACTGCAGCACGACCAGGTGCTGCTGATGACGCCCAGTGCAGCGGCCAGCGGCATTCGCCCAGGCATGCGCCGCGGCGGCGTTGTTGCGTTGGCGCCGCAGGCACAGTTGTGCGAACGCGATCTGCCGCGCGAACAAAGCGCGCGCGACGAGATCGCGCTGACCCTGTTGCAGTACACGCCGGAAGTCGCGCATGCCGAAGAAAACACACTGCTGCTCGACATCAGCGCCAGCCTGAGCGCGTTCGGCGGGCGTCTGGCGCTGTGCCGGCGCATCCGCGATAGCATCCAGGCGCTTGGTTTCACTCCGCAACTGAGCATGGCGCCCACCGCACAGGGCGCCTGGCTGCTGGCGTACAACCAGCCTCAGCGGCAACTCGCCAGGCAACGCCGCAGCCTGCGCCTGGCAAGCCTGCAACGGCGGCTGGACGCATTGCCTTTCATGACCCTGCCGGCGGCCCGCCCTTACCAGGAATGGCTGGCCGGCATCGGCTGCCAAACCCTGGCCGATTTGCGCAAACTACCGCGCGCCGGCCTGCAGCGACGCAGCGACAAGCAAGTGCTGGAAACCCTGGATCGCGCCTACGGCGACGTCTCGGAAGTATTCGAATGGGTGCAGGCGCCGCCCGCCTTTTCCGTCTGGCTAGAATTGCCGGACCGGATCGAACATGCACAAGCTGTGCTGTTTGCGGCGCGCCGCCTGATCCTGCAGATGATCGGCTGGCTGGTAGCGCAACAACTGGCGGTGACGCGCTTCGAACTGTCGCTGGAGCACGAGCGCGGCCGCCAGGCAATTGCTCCCACACCATTGGTGATCGCGCTGGCAGAACCGGCCTGGCACGAAGAACATTTGCTACGCCTGCTGAAGGAACGACTAGGCCGGCTGCAGCTCGACGCTGCGGTGATCGCTTTACGCCTGCAAGCCAGCGAGGTGACGCCGATGCTACCGCCCAGCGCCGCCTTGTTTCCCGAACCAGGTGGTACGCCCGGCGCCTACCCGCGCCTACTGGAACTGCTCAGCGCCCGGCTCGGCAGCGAGAACGTGCTGAGCCCGGCGGCAGTGGCCGATCATCGGCCGGAACTGGCTAATGCATGGCGCCCCGCCGCCGACAACAAGCGACGCCAGCCGCCGACAGAGAACAGCCCACTGCAACGGCCGTTCTGGCTGCTGCAAACGCCGCTGCCCCTGATACTGCGCGAAAACCGGCCATTCTATAGTTCGCCGCTGCGCCTGTTGTCGGGGCCGGAACGGATCGAGTGCGGTTGGTGGGACGGCGCCGCCGCGGTGCGCGACTATTTCGTCGCCGAAGGTGCGGAAGCCGCCTGCTACTGGATCTATCGGGAACGCAGCGGCGATGACGTCCAATGGTTCCTGCATGGTTTGTTTGCCTGA
- the imuA gene encoding translesion DNA synthesis-associated protein ImuA, which produces MSMLASASLSHSAAVQSVVSALPHALWRADQMGSYQGAVCASGHAALDRELPNGGWPHSALIELLLQHPGYGEIRLLQPALVQIARQRRIVLLQPPHLPQIAAWSAAGLDTEQLLWIKAGRSVDALWSAEQVLRNGSCGALLLWQSHIRGDALRRLHLAAQASDTVLWMIRPLAAAHESSPAPLRLSLRPAPNGIDIQLIKRKGPQHEQPLYLQLTAPMAAAEMPNAVPTPSSSTLFSLLDHATVDRHTPAVAGVGNIAPTLV; this is translated from the coding sequence ATGTCCATGCTTGCCAGCGCGTCACTCAGCCACTCCGCTGCCGTCCAGTCAGTCGTCTCGGCCTTGCCGCATGCGTTGTGGCGCGCCGACCAGATGGGCTCTTACCAGGGCGCCGTCTGCGCTTCCGGCCATGCGGCGCTGGATCGCGAGCTACCCAATGGCGGCTGGCCGCACTCGGCTCTGATCGAACTGTTGTTGCAACATCCCGGCTACGGCGAGATACGCCTGTTGCAGCCGGCGCTGGTGCAGATCGCGCGACAGCGCCGCATTGTGCTGCTGCAACCGCCACACCTGCCGCAGATTGCCGCTTGGAGCGCGGCCGGGTTAGACACCGAACAGCTGCTTTGGATCAAGGCCGGACGTAGCGTCGATGCGCTGTGGTCGGCGGAACAGGTGCTACGTAACGGCAGTTGCGGCGCGCTGCTGCTGTGGCAATCGCATATTCGCGGCGATGCGTTGCGACGGCTGCACCTGGCAGCGCAGGCCAGCGATACCGTACTGTGGATGATTCGGCCGCTGGCCGCTGCGCATGAATCCTCGCCGGCGCCATTGCGCCTGAGTTTGCGGCCGGCGCCCAACGGCATCGACATCCAACTGATCAAACGCAAGGGACCGCAGCACGAGCAGCCGTTGTACCTGCAACTGACCGCCCCCATGGCGGCGGCTGAAATGCCCAACGCAGTGCCCACCCCCTCCTCCTCAACCCTTTTTTCATTACTCGATCATGCCACTGTGGATCGGCATACACCTGCCGTTGCTGGCGTTGGAAACATTGCGCCCACGCTGGTCTGA
- a CDS encoding amino acid ABC transporter permease: protein MQLSVLTDNLPYLLWGAYPEGELGGAALTVLLSLGSALASAVLGLALGIGLSLTRGLPNLLLTAGIGFFRAIPVLMLIFWTYFLLPIVFHINVPGVFSVMCALSLIGGAYLAHSVHAGISGIPAGQWAAGMSLGMTHFAVLRHIVLPQALQMMLPSFVNQWVTLIKDSSLAYIVGVGELSFVAAQVNSRVMIYPAEIFMFIGLIYFALCTGLAWCADRIGACFNTRYDGQLRQAH, encoded by the coding sequence ATGCAACTGAGCGTATTGACCGACAATCTGCCATATCTGCTGTGGGGAGCCTACCCTGAGGGTGAGTTGGGCGGCGCAGCCTTGACCGTATTGCTGAGTCTGGGATCGGCGCTGGCCTCGGCCGTGTTGGGGCTGGCGCTTGGCATCGGTTTATCGCTCACGCGCGGACTGCCGAATCTGTTGCTGACTGCCGGCATTGGATTTTTCCGGGCGATCCCGGTGCTGATGTTGATTTTCTGGACCTACTTCCTGCTACCGATCGTTTTTCACATCAACGTACCTGGCGTATTTTCAGTGATGTGCGCGCTCTCCCTGATCGGCGGCGCCTACCTGGCGCATTCGGTGCATGCCGGAATCAGCGGCATTCCCGCCGGCCAATGGGCTGCCGGCATGTCGCTTGGCATGACGCACTTCGCCGTGCTGCGCCACATTGTGCTGCCGCAAGCGTTGCAGATGATGCTGCCGTCATTCGTCAATCAATGGGTCACGTTGATCAAGGACAGTTCACTGGCCTACATTGTCGGGGTCGGCGAATTGTCCTTTGTGGCAGCGCAGGTCAACAGCCGGGTCATGATTTATCCGGCCGAGATATTCATGTTCATCGGCTTGATTTACTTTGCGCTATGCACAGGACTGGCCTGGTGCGCGGATCGTATTGGCGCCTGCTTCAACACCAGGTACGATGGGCAGTTGCGCCAAGCGCACTAG
- a CDS encoding amino acid ABC transporter permease: MIEFHAILGQMLAPKYIGWLLDGLYMTLLLSAVVAVLSTLLGIVIAAAHSSHQRWLSRPAAIFIAVFRNTPLLVQLFFWYFGISSLLPENTVVWLNSVHSVTFGSYLALTWPSFELLCAIVGLSLYSATYVSEEIRSGMRGVAEAQRLAGAALGLTRWQVLRYVILPQAARIALPPLLGQYMNIIKNTSLTMAIGLAELSYTSRQVEAQTFKTFQAFGIATLFYIGSIALIESGGQLLRRRQRLTDGAHR, translated from the coding sequence ATGATTGAGTTTCACGCAATACTGGGCCAGATGCTGGCGCCTAAATACATCGGCTGGCTGCTCGATGGCCTGTACATGACATTGTTACTGTCGGCAGTGGTCGCCGTGCTATCGACATTGTTGGGTATCGTGATCGCTGCCGCCCATTCCAGTCATCAACGCTGGCTATCGCGCCCGGCAGCGATATTCATCGCGGTATTCCGCAATACGCCGTTGCTGGTGCAACTGTTCTTCTGGTATTTCGGCATCTCCAGCCTGCTGCCCGAGAATACTGTGGTATGGCTCAACAGCGTTCACAGCGTGACGTTTGGCAGCTACCTGGCGCTGACATGGCCATCGTTCGAACTGCTGTGCGCCATCGTCGGCCTGAGCCTTTATTCCGCCACCTACGTCAGCGAGGAAATCCGCTCCGGCATGCGCGGCGTGGCGGAAGCCCAACGACTGGCTGGCGCCGCACTGGGCCTGACGCGCTGGCAGGTGCTGCGCTACGTGATCCTGCCGCAAGCAGCACGAATCGCACTGCCGCCGCTGCTCGGCCAGTACATGAACATCATCAAGAACACCTCGTTGACGATGGCCATCGGCCTGGCTGAGCTGTCCTACACCTCGCGCCAGGTAGAGGCGCAAACCTTCAAAACTTTCCAGGCATTCGGAATAGCGACATTGTTCTATATCGGCAGCATCGCGCTGATTGAGAGCGGCGGCCAATTGCTGCGGCGCCGGCAACGTCTCACCGATGGAGCACATCGATGA
- a CDS encoding ABC transporter substrate-binding protein, whose product MKSHAIFFACLTLLSGLAHADKLDDIKKAGVLRVATFDGNPPFGFVDQKTNKIIGLDVDYANEVAKKLGVKVELVPTNPANRIPLLTSGKVDLVFANFTINAERAQVIDFSIPYFASGQQFLAKKGVLKNAAQITDLRIGTDKGTTMETTLREKYPAAKVVLYDDTPFALAALRNGNVQAITQDGSKLIALLANIPDKEKYEIPAFAISEEYEGVGVPKGETRLVNALNDTLREFEKDGTALRIYDKWFGPNSKSPLPRLFKIGDTKLSQN is encoded by the coding sequence ATGAAATCACATGCCATATTTTTCGCTTGCCTGACGCTGCTGTCCGGCCTCGCCCACGCTGACAAGCTCGATGACATCAAGAAAGCCGGCGTGCTGCGCGTCGCCACCTTTGACGGCAATCCGCCGTTCGGCTTTGTCGACCAGAAAACCAACAAGATCATCGGCCTGGATGTCGACTACGCCAACGAAGTCGCCAAGAAACTAGGCGTCAAGGTTGAGCTGGTGCCGACCAATCCGGCCAATCGGATTCCACTTCTAACATCCGGCAAAGTCGACCTGGTGTTCGCCAACTTCACCATCAACGCCGAACGCGCCCAAGTGATCGATTTCAGCATTCCCTACTTCGCCTCCGGTCAGCAGTTCCTGGCGAAAAAAGGCGTGCTGAAGAACGCTGCGCAAATCACTGATCTGCGCATCGGCACCGACAAAGGCACCACGATGGAAACCACCCTGCGCGAGAAATATCCGGCTGCCAAGGTGGTGCTGTATGACGACACCCCATTCGCGCTGGCCGCACTGCGCAACGGCAATGTCCAGGCGATTACCCAGGATGGTTCGAAGCTGATCGCGCTGCTGGCGAATATCCCGGACAAGGAAAAATATGAAATCCCGGCCTTTGCCATTTCAGAAGAATATGAAGGTGTCGGCGTCCCCAAGGGTGAAACACGATTGGTGAATGCGCTCAATGACACCTTGCGCGAATTCGAAAAAGACGGCACCGCGCTGCGAATCTACGACAAATGGTTCGGCCCCAACAGCAAATCGCCACTGCCACGTCTGTTCAAGATCGGCGATACCAAGTTGAGTCAAAACTAA
- a CDS encoding SDR family oxidoreductase — translation MTAVKKVALVTGAGSGIGKHIALALLRHDYSVVLAGRRAAALEETIAAGGAYGAQALAVPTDVSDQASVKALFETIKARFGRLDLLFNNAGIFTKSASLEEVDFAQWQASVAVNLTGAFLCTQEAFKIMKAQTPGGGRIINNGSIAAHAPRPNSVAYTATKHAITGLTKSTSLDGRKYNIACGQIDIGNAATDMTERMQQGILQANGQIAVEPTMSVEHVAKAVLYMADLPLDANVQFMTVMATNMPFIGRG, via the coding sequence ATGACAGCAGTGAAGAAAGTAGCATTGGTTACCGGCGCCGGTTCTGGCATTGGCAAGCACATCGCCCTGGCGCTACTGCGCCATGATTACAGCGTGGTGCTGGCCGGTCGTCGCGCCGCGGCGTTGGAAGAGACGATTGCTGCGGGCGGTGCATACGGAGCGCAGGCATTGGCGGTGCCAACGGATGTCAGCGATCAAGCTTCGGTCAAGGCGTTGTTTGAAACAATCAAGGCGCGTTTTGGCCGGCTCGATCTGCTGTTCAACAATGCCGGCATCTTTACCAAATCGGCGTCGCTGGAAGAGGTCGATTTTGCGCAATGGCAGGCCTCGGTTGCGGTCAACCTGACCGGCGCTTTCCTGTGCACGCAGGAGGCATTCAAGATCATGAAAGCGCAAACGCCGGGCGGTGGACGCATCATCAATAATGGTTCGATTGCGGCCCATGCGCCGCGGCCCAATTCGGTCGCTTATACCGCGACCAAACATGCGATCACCGGCCTGACCAAGTCAACTTCGCTGGATGGTCGCAAGTACAACATCGCCTGTGGTCAGATCGACATCGGCAATGCCGCCACCGACATGACAGAGCGCATGCAGCAGGGGATCCTGCAAGCCAACGGCCAGATTGCGGTAGAGCCGACCATGTCGGTCGAGCATGTCGCCAAGGCAGTCCTGTACATGGCGGATTTGCCGCTTGATGCGAACGTTCAATTCATGACGGTGATGGCTACCAATATGCCATTTATTGGTCGCGGCTGA
- a CDS encoding flavin reductase family protein: protein MQHIQPVELAKAYRLLNHGPTTIVTSAHGGVTNVMAAAWAMPLDFDPPKVLLVIDSKTLTRELVEASGEFALNIPTRALAETTLAVGSSSGRDGDKFSALDITTFPSQKIAAPLIGGCLAWLECKVIPEPHNQQRYDLFIAEVVAAWADAAAFSAGRWHFPADDQRSLHYLAGGAFFATGEAFNVELKS, encoded by the coding sequence ATGCAACATATCCAGCCAGTAGAACTCGCCAAAGCCTATCGCCTGCTCAACCACGGTCCAACCACCATCGTCACCAGCGCGCATGGCGGCGTCACCAATGTGATGGCAGCGGCATGGGCCATGCCGCTCGATTTCGATCCGCCGAAGGTTTTGCTGGTTATCGACAGCAAGACCCTGACGCGTGAACTGGTGGAAGCATCCGGTGAATTTGCGTTGAACATCCCGACCCGGGCGCTGGCGGAAACAACACTGGCAGTCGGTTCAAGTTCGGGGCGCGATGGCGACAAGTTCTCGGCGCTGGATATCACGACTTTTCCGTCGCAGAAGATTGCTGCGCCCCTGATCGGCGGTTGCCTGGCATGGCTCGAATGCAAGGTAATTCCGGAGCCACACAACCAGCAGCGCTACGACCTGTTCATCGCCGAAGTGGTCGCCGCCTGGGCCGATGCTGCGGCGTTCTCGGCCGGACGCTGGCACTTCCCGGCCGACGACCAGCGCTCACTTCATTACCTGGCCGGCGGCGCATTCTTTGCCACTGGCGAAGCATTCAACGTTGAGCTAAAGTCGTAA
- a CDS encoding SIS domain-containing protein, producing MLKEARSAAEHVALQLSQDRDRYAELGQRLRAAPPSTILTVARGSSDHAANYCAYLIMARLGRVVASLPLSLVTLNKAPLIARDALAIAISQSGQSPDVIEPIRYFRDSGATTVALVNDAASPLASAAEWTLPLHAGAELSVAATKSFITSLVAAARLTAHWQDDAEFLAAIDALPQALTAATQLDWTPAIDVLAPSSRIMVVGRGISLPLALESALKFKETSAIQAEAFSGAEIKHGPMALIDDGYPLLIFATRGPTQASLLKLAEEMRGRGAKVLLAAPDDIATRDLTLPVAATPDLDPIVAIQAFYVMAAQLAVARGMDPDQPRHLSKVTKTQ from the coding sequence ATGCTTAAAGAAGCCCGCTCGGCGGCAGAACATGTCGCCTTGCAGCTCAGCCAGGATCGTGATCGCTATGCCGAGCTGGGTCAGCGCCTGCGCGCAGCGCCGCCATCGACCATCTTGACCGTGGCGCGCGGCAGTTCCGACCATGCCGCCAATTACTGCGCCTACCTGATCATGGCCCGCCTCGGCCGTGTGGTAGCATCGCTGCCGTTATCGCTGGTGACGCTCAACAAGGCCCCGCTGATTGCCCGCGACGCCCTTGCCATCGCGATTTCGCAATCGGGACAAAGCCCGGACGTCATCGAGCCGATCCGCTATTTTCGCGACAGCGGCGCCACCACGGTTGCCTTGGTCAACGACGCCGCCTCGCCGCTAGCTTCCGCAGCTGAGTGGACGTTGCCCTTGCATGCCGGCGCCGAACTCAGCGTCGCCGCTACCAAAAGTTTCATTACCAGCCTGGTGGCGGCGGCGAGACTGACAGCACACTGGCAGGACGACGCCGAATTTCTGGCTGCCATCGATGCGCTGCCGCAAGCACTGACGGCGGCAACCCAACTCGATTGGACGCCCGCCATCGATGTGCTGGCGCCATCCTCGCGCATCATGGTGGTGGGGCGCGGCATCAGCTTGCCGCTGGCGCTGGAATCGGCCTTGAAGTTCAAGGAAACCTCGGCGATCCAGGCCGAAGCCTTCAGCGGCGCCGAAATCAAGCACGGCCCGATGGCGCTGATCGACGACGGCTACCCCTTGCTGATTTTCGCCACCCGCGGCCCAACCCAGGCCAGCCTGCTCAAACTGGCAGAAGAAATGCGCGGACGCGGCGCCAAGGTCTTGCTGGCAGCGCCGGACGATATCGCCACACGCGACCTAACGCTGCCGGTGGCGGCTACCCCGGATCTCGACCCGATCGTCGCGATCCAGGCGTTCTACGTCATGGCAGCGCAACTGGCCGTCGCGCGCGGGATGGATCCGGACCAGCCACGGCATTTGAGTAAAGTGACAAAGACGCAGTAA
- the nagA gene encoding N-acetylglucosamine-6-phosphate deacetylase translates to MSSTKIHGNVLTTEGWVDGAITFNDIITDIRGHALEQAPADGDYILPGFIDLHVHGGGGKDIMEAGDAVHVVSRLHAQHGTTSMLATTMTAPPAELEAALGAIGRACRARRAGTARVLGAHLEGPYINPGKLGAQPDFAIAASLEQVDWLRSFAPLKLITIAPEINGHMELVKTLSKIGMRVQIGHTLGTYEDGVNALKNGAAGFTHLFNAMSSFHHRQPGMAGAALAHAEYAELIPDLLHVHPGAIKAALRAIPRLYCVTDSTAASGMPDGEYMLGRQVVHKCLGGVRLANGTLAGSTLTMDQALRNLVSLGLDIAEASLRVSTYPADYLGIQERGRLKEGCFADILVLDRQLKLKAVYVEGERIDLVDA, encoded by the coding sequence ATGAGCAGTACAAAAATTCATGGCAACGTCTTGACCACCGAAGGCTGGGTCGACGGCGCCATCACCTTTAACGACATCATCACCGACATCCGCGGTCATGCGCTGGAACAGGCGCCAGCCGACGGCGACTATATCCTGCCTGGCTTCATCGACCTGCATGTGCATGGCGGCGGCGGCAAGGACATCATGGAAGCTGGCGATGCGGTGCATGTGGTCTCTCGGCTGCATGCCCAGCACGGCACCACCAGCATGCTGGCCACCACCATGACTGCGCCGCCGGCAGAGCTGGAAGCGGCGCTGGGCGCCATCGGCCGCGCCTGCCGCGCCCGTCGTGCAGGCACCGCGCGGGTGCTGGGTGCGCACCTGGAAGGCCCTTACATCAATCCAGGAAAACTCGGTGCGCAACCGGACTTCGCGATTGCCGCTTCGCTGGAACAGGTCGACTGGCTGCGCAGTTTCGCGCCCCTGAAACTGATTACTATTGCGCCGGAAATCAACGGCCATATGGAACTGGTCAAGACACTTTCCAAGATTGGCATGCGAGTGCAGATCGGCCATACCCTTGGTACTTACGAGGACGGCGTCAATGCCTTGAAGAACGGCGCAGCCGGTTTTACCCATCTGTTCAATGCGATGAGTTCCTTCCACCATCGCCAGCCTGGCATGGCCGGCGCAGCGCTGGCGCATGCCGAATATGCGGAACTGATTCCGGACCTGCTACATGTCCACCCTGGCGCCATCAAGGCCGCTCTGCGGGCGATTCCGCGTCTGTACTGCGTGACCGACTCTACTGCTGCATCCGGCATGCCTGACGGCGAGTACATGCTGGGTCGCCAGGTGGTGCACAAATGCCTGGGCGGCGTCCGCCTGGCCAACGGCACGCTGGCCGGCAGTACGCTAACCATGGACCAGGCCTTGCGCAACCTGGTGTCGTTGGGACTGGATATCGCCGAAGCTTCGCTGCGGGTTTCGACCTACCCCGCAGATTATCTGGGAATTCAAGAACGTGGCCGCCTCAAGGAGGGCTGCTTCGCCGACATTCTTGTGCTGGACCGCCAGCTCAAGCTCAAAGCCGTGTATGTAGAAGGAGAAAGAATTGACCTCGTTGATGCTTAA
- a CDS encoding BadF/BadG/BcrA/BcrD ATPase family protein, giving the protein MKAEYQYLVGVDGGGTKTQLRVERADGSLIAVGSSGPSALMHGTGKAWSAIVAALDSAFQSAGIACPAYQEIAVGFGLSGVNNKQWAEQFSAQNPGFGEIAIGTDAFTTLLGAHLGQPGAVVAIGTGSVGEVLLADGSRREVGGWGFQTGDEASGGWIGLRAANHVERALDGRVSPGPLASAIVRFCGGSDAFSVEQNRERVIAWVNDANQSVIAQLAPLVVAHGEQDPAAATILRKAGVEIDQIAHALDPSGLLPIALCGGLAIPLKAYLPEPLRTRAIAPRADAATGALILLRRQLAAQQGQGQEAV; this is encoded by the coding sequence TTGAAAGCAGAGTACCAATACCTGGTCGGCGTCGATGGCGGCGGCACCAAAACTCAGCTGCGCGTCGAGCGTGCTGATGGCAGCCTGATTGCCGTCGGCAGCAGCGGCCCGTCGGCCTTGATGCACGGCACCGGCAAGGCATGGAGCGCCATCGTCGCAGCGCTGGACAGCGCATTCCAGTCGGCTGGCATCGCTTGCCCGGCCTACCAGGAAATCGCCGTTGGTTTTGGCTTGTCCGGCGTCAATAACAAGCAATGGGCGGAACAGTTTTCCGCCCAGAATCCGGGTTTCGGCGAGATCGCAATCGGCACCGACGCTTTCACCACCCTGCTCGGCGCGCACCTGGGACAGCCTGGCGCAGTGGTCGCCATCGGCACCGGCAGCGTCGGCGAAGTGCTGCTGGCGGACGGTAGCCGTCGCGAAGTTGGCGGTTGGGGCTTCCAGACCGGCGACGAAGCCAGCGGCGGCTGGATCGGCTTGCGCGCCGCCAATCATGTGGAGCGGGCACTCGATGGTCGAGTTTCTCCCGGGCCGCTGGCCAGCGCCATCGTCAGGTTCTGCGGCGGCAGCGATGCATTCAGCGTCGAACAAAACCGGGAACGAGTCATCGCCTGGGTTAACGACGCCAACCAGAGCGTCATCGCGCAACTGGCGCCATTGGTGGTGGCCCATGGCGAACAGGATCCGGCGGCGGCGACCATCTTGCGCAAGGCCGGCGTCGAAATCGATCAGATCGCGCATGCGCTAGATCCGTCTGGGCTACTGCCGATCGCGCTATGCGGCGGGCTGGCCATTCCGCTCAAGGCTTATCTGCCGGAGCCGTTGAGAACGCGCGCGATTGCACCGCGTGCTGACGCCGCCACCGGCGCACTAATACTGCTGCGCCGGCAACTCGCAGCGCAGCAAGGACAAGGACAGGAGGCGGTATGA
- a CDS encoding ABC transporter ATP-binding protein: MANVSVKQLTKSYDGKQKVLADLNLEIKDGEFVVLVGPSGCGKSTLLRMLCGLESITSGELSIGGQIVNHLPPAERGIAMVFQSYALYPHMTVYKNMAFGLKIAGADKAAIDQRIRHAAGILKIDHLLDRLPRELSGGQRQRVAIGRAIVRKPKLFLFDEPLSNLDAALRVQTRLEIAKLHKQLEATIVYVTHDQVEAMTLGDKIVVMNDGYIQQAGSPLELYQQPQNLFVATFIGSPKMNLFTGTVSAVDNEALRIKLDSGQEISANVSAGATKAGDAVTVGLRPEHILENAHSGEIFSGKVSIVEHLGEANFIYVTLQNGQDMVVRGDGNNTVHIGDSITLSAPSHAFHVFDSNGQALPRLKPGNMISSKQ, translated from the coding sequence ATGGCAAACGTAAGCGTTAAACAACTCACCAAATCGTATGACGGCAAGCAGAAGGTGCTGGCCGATCTCAACCTGGAAATCAAGGACGGCGAATTCGTGGTGCTGGTCGGCCCTTCGGGCTGCGGCAAATCGACCTTGCTGCGCATGCTGTGCGGGTTGGAGTCGATCACCAGCGGCGAACTGTCGATCGGCGGCCAGATAGTCAATCACCTGCCTCCTGCGGAGCGCGGAATTGCGATGGTGTTCCAGAGCTACGCGCTGTATCCGCACATGACGGTCTACAAGAACATGGCGTTCGGCCTGAAGATCGCCGGCGCCGACAAGGCTGCCATCGACCAGCGCATCCGCCATGCCGCCGGCATCCTGAAGATCGATCATTTGCTGGACCGGCTGCCGCGTGAGTTGTCAGGCGGCCAACGCCAGCGGGTGGCAATCGGCCGCGCCATCGTGCGCAAGCCGAAACTGTTTCTGTTCGACGAACCATTGTCCAACCTGGACGCCGCGTTGCGGGTCCAGACCCGGCTGGAAATCGCCAAGCTGCACAAACAGCTGGAAGCGACCATCGTCTACGTCACCCATGACCAGGTCGAAGCGATGACGCTGGGCGACAAGATCGTGGTGATGAACGACGGCTACATCCAGCAGGCCGGTTCGCCGCTAGAACTGTACCAGCAGCCGCAGAACCTGTTCGTGGCGACCTTCATCGGCTCGCCAAAAATGAATTTGTTTACCGGCACCGTGAGCGCCGTCGACAACGAAGCGTTGCGGATCAAGCTCGACAGCGGCCAGGAAATCAGCGCCAATGTTAGCGCCGGCGCTACCAAGGCCGGCGATGCCGTGACAGTTGGCCTGCGGCCGGAACATATCCTGGAAAACGCGCATAGTGGAGAAATATTCAGCGGCAAGGTCAGCATTGTCGAACACCTGGGCGAAGCCAACTTCATCTACGTGACATTGCAAAATGGCCAGGATATGGTGGTGCGCGGCGATGGCAACAACACGGTGCATATCGGCGACAGCATCACCCTGTCGGCGCCGAGCCATGCCTTTCACGTATTCGACAGCAATGGCCAGGCGTTACCGCGACTGAAACCGGGCAACATGATTTCGTCCAAGCAATAG